A window of Diadema setosum chromosome 2, eeDiaSeto1, whole genome shotgun sequence contains these coding sequences:
- the LOC140240288 gene encoding thioredoxin-like protein 4B gives MSYLLPKLSTKKAVDDIIRQTEDKVLVLRFGRDDDVVCMQLDEILSKTHQDLAKMAAIYIIDADSALTYTQYFDITLIPATVFFFNGQHMKVDYGTPDHTKFIGSFKSKQDFIDLVEVIYRGAMRGKLMITSPIDPRNVPKYELLYQDI, from the exons ATGAGCTACCTGTTACCCAAGCTTTCCACAAAGAAGGCAGTAGATGACATCATCAGACAAACAGAAGACAAAGTTTTGGTGCTCCGCTTTGGacgtgatgatgatgttgtgtGCATGCAGCTTGATGAAATA TTATCCAAGACTCACCAGGACCTGGCAAAGATGGCTGCCATTTACATTATTGATGCAGACAGCGCTCTTACCTACACTCAGTATTTTGATATCACCCTCATCCCTGCAACGGTCTTCTTCTTCAATGGACAGCACATGAAAGTAGACTATGG AACACCGGATCACACAAAGTTTATCGGAAGCTTCAAGTCAAAGCAGGATTTCATTGATCTGGTGGAGGTCATTTACCGTGGTGCCATGCGGGGTAAACTAATGATAACAAGCCCGATAGATCCCAGGAATGTGCCCAAGTATGAACTCCTTTACCAGGATATATGA
- the LOC140240305 gene encoding zinc finger CCHC-type and RNA-binding motif-containing protein 1-like: protein MSGGLAPSKSTAYVSNLPFTLTNNDLYKIFGKFGEVARVTVVKDKETRKSKGVAFVLFKHRDSVYKSIKSLNGRELFGRKWKVSVADDNGRAAEFIRRRNYPDKSRCYECGDFGHLSYCCPKNSLGDRDPPPKKEKKKKQKDVTSQATKRKYYDDEEDEDNDEEESDFEGEDPALESLHAAISSEREKHEEEEYRQIVASGSYELASSSSAPMSKRPKVKKSAYFSDEDELSD, encoded by the exons ATGAGTGGGGGACTTGCTCCAAGTAAGAGCACGGCATATGTCTCAAATCTACCCTTTACTCTCACTAACAATGATTTGTACAAG ATATTTGGAAAGTTTGGCGAAGTTGCAAG GGTAACAGTGGTAAAGGACAAGGAGACCAGGAAAAGCAAAGGGGTGGCATTTGTCCTCTTCAAACACAGAGACTCAGTCTACAAGTCCATCAAGTCTTTGAATGGGAGAGAG CTGTTTGGCAGGAAATGGAAGGTGTCTGTAGCAGATGATAATGGCAGAGCTGCAGAGTTCATCCGTAGGAGAAACTATCCCGACAAATCAAGATGCTATGAGTGCGGG GACTTTGGTCACCTCAGCTACTGTTGTCCCAAGAACTCACTAGGAGATCGCGATCCACCGCccaagaaggagaagaaaaaaaaacagaaggatGTCACCTCACAAGCCACCAAGAGAAAATACTATGACGATGAAGAAGATGAGGACAATGA TGAGGAAGAGTCAGACTTTGAGGGTGAAGACCCCGCCCTGGAGAGCCTTCATGCAGCCATCAGCTCTGAG AGGGAAAAGCATGAAGAAGAGGAGTACAGACAAATAGTAGCCTCTGGAAGCTACGAACTTGCATCATCTAGCTCTGCTCCGATGTCCAAGAGACCCAAAGTGAAGAAGAGTGCGTACTTCAGTGATGAAGATGAGCTGAGTGACTGA